The Tamandua tetradactyla isolate mTamTet1 chromosome 18, mTamTet1.pri, whole genome shotgun sequence genome contains a region encoding:
- the LOC143661907 gene encoding uncharacterized protein LOC143661907 isoform X1: MKGFADFAPRPGGPPQEPREPQPGWTLLQGDVDMGSSVNRSDTHENGSAGRTSQGSDSSDSAKELCGCQRHQQSNLGLRHDSQQPSPVEFIQTLLQNHRLHSLPCGFWTLHSHSHPHYCKRIKEYKNLQEKHHKEELHLESADLV, translated from the exons ATGAAGGGCTTCGCTGACTTCGCTCCCCGCCCCGGCGGCCCCCCGCAGGAGCCCCGGGAGCCCCAGCCCGGCTGGACACTGCTGCAGGGAGACGTCGATATGGGCAGCAGCGTGAACAGGAGCGACACCCACGAAAACGGTTCTGCGGGGCGGACCTCACAGGGCAGTGACAGCAGTGACAGTGCGAAGGAGCTGTGCGGCTGCCAGAG gcaccagcaatcgaacctgggcctccggcatgacag ccagcaaccctctcctgtggagttcatccagaccctccttcagaatcatcggcttcacagcctgccctgtggattttggactctgcattcccacagtcac CCCCATTATTGCAAAAGGATAAAAGAATATAAGAACTTACAAGAAAAACATCACAAAGAGGAACTTCATTTGGAAAGTGCTGATCTGGTATAA
- the LOC143661907 gene encoding uncharacterized protein LOC143661907 isoform X3: MKGFADFAPRPGGPPQEPREPQPGWTLLQGDVDMGSSVNRSDTHENGSAGRTSQGSDSSDSAKELCGCQSQQPSPVEFIQTLLQNHRLHSLPCGFWTLHSHSHPHYCKRIKEYKNLQEKHHKEELHLESADLV, translated from the exons ATGAAGGGCTTCGCTGACTTCGCTCCCCGCCCCGGCGGCCCCCCGCAGGAGCCCCGGGAGCCCCAGCCCGGCTGGACACTGCTGCAGGGAGACGTCGATATGGGCAGCAGCGTGAACAGGAGCGACACCCACGAAAACGGTTCTGCGGGGCGGACCTCACAGGGCAGTGACAGCAGTGACAGTGCGAAGGAGCTGTGCGGCTGCCAGAG ccagcaaccctctcctgtggagttcatccagaccctccttcagaatcatcggcttcacagcctgccctgtggattttggactctgcattcccacagtcac CCCCATTATTGCAAAAGGATAAAAGAATATAAGAACTTACAAGAAAAACATCACAAAGAGGAACTTCATTTGGAAAGTGCTGATCTGGTATAA
- the LOC143661907 gene encoding uncharacterized protein LOC143661907 isoform X2 encodes MKGFADFAPRPGGPPQEPREPQPGWTLLQGDVDMGSSVNRSDTHENGSAGRTSQGSDSSDSAKELCGCQRHQQSNLGLRHDSQQPSPVEFIQTLLQNHRLHSLPCGFWTLHSHSHVYRESKTKLWRVRKASSPKPKR; translated from the exons ATGAAGGGCTTCGCTGACTTCGCTCCCCGCCCCGGCGGCCCCCCGCAGGAGCCCCGGGAGCCCCAGCCCGGCTGGACACTGCTGCAGGGAGACGTCGATATGGGCAGCAGCGTGAACAGGAGCGACACCCACGAAAACGGTTCTGCGGGGCGGACCTCACAGGGCAGTGACAGCAGTGACAGTGCGAAGGAGCTGTGCGGCTGCCAGAG gcaccagcaatcgaacctgggcctccggcatgacag ccagcaaccctctcctgtggagttcatccagaccctccttcagaatcatcggcttcacagcctgccctgtggattttggactctgcattcccacagtcac GTGTATAGGGAAAGCAAAACCAAATTATGGAGAGTTAGGAAGGCAAGCTCTCCAAAGCCTAAAAGATGA
- the LOC143661907 gene encoding period circadian protein homolog 2-like isoform X4, protein MKGFADFAPRPGGPPQEPREPQPGWTLLQGDVDMGSSVNRSDTHENGSAGRTSQGSDSSDSAKELCGCQSPDAFSLMMGKSGHNPSTSGCR, encoded by the exons ATGAAGGGCTTCGCTGACTTCGCTCCCCGCCCCGGCGGCCCCCCGCAGGAGCCCCGGGAGCCCCAGCCCGGCTGGACACTGCTGCAGGGAGACGTCGATATGGGCAGCAGCGTGAACAGGAGCGACACCCACGAAAACGGTTCTGCGGGGCGGACCTCACAGGGCAGTGACAGCAGTGACAGTGCGAAGGAGCTGTGCGGCTGCCAGAG TCCAGATGCCTTCAGCCTGATGATGGGAAAGTCTGGGCACAATCCATCTACAAGTGGCTGCAGGTAG